One stretch of Penaeus chinensis breed Huanghai No. 1 chromosome 27, ASM1920278v2, whole genome shotgun sequence DNA includes these proteins:
- the LOC125039550 gene encoding ubiquitin domain-containing protein 2-like isoform X2, whose translation MGGCVGTAREGSASSRTSSGEGSTSLRGKNVPLRHEKIRWKSDMPLTEGQVRSKRDEFWDTAPAFEGRREIWDALKAAAGAIENQDYDLAQAIIDGASITLPNGTLTDCYDELGTRYQLPVYCLSYPLNILQRSPDKEGDNETEGSVEGEEQVLKVRLSTTSKDVKLPVRSTDTIATAKRKLEMQENLGAVRQRWFYSGKLLGDRLHVCECNIQHNYVVQAIITEERMTPVDS comes from the exons ATGGGAGGGTGTGTAGGGACGGCCAGGGAAGGCTCTGCTTCAAGCCGTACCTCATCGGGCGAGGGATCCACCTCACTGAGAG GAAAGAATGTTCCCCTCCGGCACGAGAAGATCCGGTGGAAGTCCGACATGCCTTTGACGGAGGGCCAAGTGAGGAGTAAGAGGGATGAATTCTGGGACACGGCGCCGGCCTTCGAGGGGCGGCGTGAGATTTGGGATGCCCTGAAAGCGGCTGCGGGAGCCATAGAGAACCAGGACTATGATTTGGCACAAGCCATCATTGATGGAGCAAGTATTACCTTACCCAATG GAACCTTGACGGATTGTTATGATGAACTTGGGACCAGGTATCAGTTGCCAGTGTACTGCTTATCATACCCACTCAACATCCTGCAACGTTCACCAGATAAGGAGGGTGATAATGAGACAG AGGGGAGTgttgagggagaggaacaggtcTTGAAAGTCCGGCTCTCCACCACAAGCAAAGATGTCAAATTACCCGTGCGCTCGACAGACACTATAGCCACTGCGAAGAGGAAATTAGAG ATGCAGGAGAACCTGGGTGCGGTTCGCCAGCGCTGGTTCTATAGTGGGAAGTTGCTGGGTGACCGGTTGCACGTGTGTGAATGCAACATCCAGCACAACTACGTGGTGCAGGCCATCATCACAGAGGAGCGGATGACGCCTGTGGATAGTTGA
- the LOC125039550 gene encoding ubiquitin domain-containing protein 2-like isoform X3 gives MGGCVGTAREGSASSRTSSGEGSTSLRGGTSIGKNVPLRHEKIRWKSDMPLTEGQVRSKRDEFWDTAPAFEGRREIWDALKAAAGAIENQDYDLAQAIIDGASITLPNEGSVEGEEQVLKVRLSTTSKDVKLPVRSTDTIATAKRKLEMQENLGAVRQRWFYSGKLLGDRLHVCECNIQHNYVVQAIITEERMTPVDS, from the exons ATGGGAGGGTGTGTAGGGACGGCCAGGGAAGGCTCTGCTTCAAGCCGTACCTCATCGGGCGAGGGATCCACCTCACTGAGAG GTGGTACATCAATAGGAAAGAATGTTCCCCTCCGGCACGAGAAGATCCGGTGGAAGTCCGACATGCCTTTGACGGAGGGCCAAGTGAGGAGTAAGAGGGATGAATTCTGGGACACGGCGCCGGCCTTCGAGGGGCGGCGTGAGATTTGGGATGCCCTGAAAGCGGCTGCGGGAGCCATAGAGAACCAGGACTATGATTTGGCACAAGCCATCATTGATGGAGCAAGTATTACCTTACCCAATG AGGGGAGTgttgagggagaggaacaggtcTTGAAAGTCCGGCTCTCCACCACAAGCAAAGATGTCAAATTACCCGTGCGCTCGACAGACACTATAGCCACTGCGAAGAGGAAATTAGAG ATGCAGGAGAACCTGGGTGCGGTTCGCCAGCGCTGGTTCTATAGTGGGAAGTTGCTGGGTGACCGGTTGCACGTGTGTGAATGCAACATCCAGCACAACTACGTGGTGCAGGCCATCATCACAGAGGAGCGGATGACGCCTGTGGATAGTTGA
- the LOC125039550 gene encoding ubiquitin domain-containing protein 2-like isoform X1 has translation MGGCVGTAREGSASSRTSSGEGSTSLRGGTSIGKNVPLRHEKIRWKSDMPLTEGQVRSKRDEFWDTAPAFEGRREIWDALKAAAGAIENQDYDLAQAIIDGASITLPNGTLTDCYDELGTRYQLPVYCLSYPLNILQRSPDKEGDNETEGSVEGEEQVLKVRLSTTSKDVKLPVRSTDTIATAKRKLEMQENLGAVRQRWFYSGKLLGDRLHVCECNIQHNYVVQAIITEERMTPVDS, from the exons ATGGGAGGGTGTGTAGGGACGGCCAGGGAAGGCTCTGCTTCAAGCCGTACCTCATCGGGCGAGGGATCCACCTCACTGAGAG GTGGTACATCAATAGGAAAGAATGTTCCCCTCCGGCACGAGAAGATCCGGTGGAAGTCCGACATGCCTTTGACGGAGGGCCAAGTGAGGAGTAAGAGGGATGAATTCTGGGACACGGCGCCGGCCTTCGAGGGGCGGCGTGAGATTTGGGATGCCCTGAAAGCGGCTGCGGGAGCCATAGAGAACCAGGACTATGATTTGGCACAAGCCATCATTGATGGAGCAAGTATTACCTTACCCAATG GAACCTTGACGGATTGTTATGATGAACTTGGGACCAGGTATCAGTTGCCAGTGTACTGCTTATCATACCCACTCAACATCCTGCAACGTTCACCAGATAAGGAGGGTGATAATGAGACAG AGGGGAGTgttgagggagaggaacaggtcTTGAAAGTCCGGCTCTCCACCACAAGCAAAGATGTCAAATTACCCGTGCGCTCGACAGACACTATAGCCACTGCGAAGAGGAAATTAGAG ATGCAGGAGAACCTGGGTGCGGTTCGCCAGCGCTGGTTCTATAGTGGGAAGTTGCTGGGTGACCGGTTGCACGTGTGTGAATGCAACATCCAGCACAACTACGTGGTGCAGGCCATCATCACAGAGGAGCGGATGACGCCTGTGGATAGTTGA